From the Lolium rigidum isolate FL_2022 chromosome 2, APGP_CSIRO_Lrig_0.1, whole genome shotgun sequence genome, one window contains:
- the LOC124690717 gene encoding transcription factor bHLH94-like, translated as MALEAVVFPRQHLACGTDEVAAAMSMHAPSLGRGVDDIDEFEEKGGVVLQEEAASATMYIAGSTAWAAAVEEHWDEKRFYPPVPPPASSGRAKAVSSSSAAAVRKRRRRPKAVKNREETESQRRNHIAVERNRRRQMNDYLSVLRSAMPPSYAQRGDQASIVAGAINFVKELEQLLQSLEAEKRRRSPLPSAPPFTGLFTSPQYSAGIGADSGESENGRGVRRGLADVEVAVAESHANVKVLAPRRPRQLLRMAVAMQCLGLTVLHLSATATADHLVFYSFSLKMEDECRLTSVDDIAAAVHQMVLDTVEDQLAS; from the exons ATGGCGCTCGAAGCCGTGGTGTTCCCACGGCAGCACCTCGCGTGTGGCACGGACGAGGTGGCTGCGGCGATGTCCATGCACGCGCCGTCGCTAGGCCGCGGCGTTGACGACATTGACGAGTTCGAGGAGAAGGGCGGCGTGGTGCTGCAAGAAGAGGCGGCCAGCGCGACGATGTACATCGCCGGTTCAACCGCATGGGCCGCGGCCGTCGAAGAGCACTGGGACGAGAAGCGCTTCTACCCACCCGTGCCGCCGCCTGCATCGTCCGGCCGCGCCAAGGCCGTCTCCTCCTCGTCGGCAGCGGCCGTGCGGAAAAGGCGGCGGCGCCCGAAGGCGGTGAAGAACCGGGAGGAGACGGAGAGCCAGCGGCGCAACCACATCGCGGTGGAGCGCAACCGGCGGCGCCAGATGAACGACTATCTCTCCGTGCTCCGCTCCGCCATGCCGCCCTCCTACGCGCAGCGG GGTGACCAGGCGTCGATCGTGGCCGGGGCCATCAACTTCGTcaaggagctggagcagctgcTGCAGTCGCTGGAGGCCGAGAAGCGGCGGCGCTCACCGCTCCCATCCGCGCCGCCGTTCACTGGATTATTCACATCCCCTCAGTACTCCGCCGGCATTGGCGCCGACTCTGGTGAATCCGAGAACGGCCGCGGGGTTCGGCGAGGCTTGGCGGACGTGGAGGTGGCCGTGGCCGAGAGCCACGCGAACGTGAAGGTGCTGGCGCCGCGGCGGCCGAGGCAGCTGCTGAGGATGGCGGTGGCGATGCAGTGCCTCGGCCTCACCGTGCTCCACCtcagcgccaccgccaccgccgaccaCCTGGTCTTTTACTCCTTCAGCCTCAAG ATGGAGGACGAGTGCCGGCTCACGTCGGTGGACGACATCGCCGCCGCGGTGCACCAGATGGTCCTCGACACCGTCGAGgaccagctagctagctag